In Phyllopteryx taeniolatus isolate TA_2022b chromosome 1, UOR_Ptae_1.2, whole genome shotgun sequence, the following proteins share a genomic window:
- the cdk16 gene encoding cyclin-dependent kinase 16 isoform X1, with translation MERMRKIKRQLSLTLGRGGAGGGERTLSDHQEITSHSDSEAGALRPSSGGVKVRGSSSSVQSLFQSYSRRPRGLGRSLSSYLNHSSRLEIVHEDVKMSSDGENEPTSSSDDIQSPVRVRLRTKKLSTEDINKRLSLPADIRLPDGYLEKCSVIGPALFEQPISRRLRRVSLSEIGFGKLETYIKLDKLGEGTYATVYKGRSKLTDNLVALKEIRLEHEEGAPCTAIREVSLLKDLKHANIVTLHDIIHTQKSLTLVFEYLDKDLKQYLDDCGNVIHVHNVQLFLFQLLRGLAYCHRRKVLHRDLKPQNLLINERGELKLADFGLARAKSIPTKTYSNEVVTLWYRPPDILLGSTDYSTHIDMWGVGCILYEMTTGRPLFPGSTVEEELHFIFKLLGTPTEESWPGIGSNEEFVAVNYPQYPPENLGDHTPRLSSDGVQLLSKFLQFEGKKRTSAAEAMTHCYFSNLGKRVCTLPDTTSIFSLPEIQLERETIRSADQVHSLSRRRSLLF, from the exons ATggagaggatgaggaagatCAAGCGGCAGCTGTCTCTCACCCTAGGGAGGGGAGGGGCTGGGGGAGGAGAGCGGACGCTGAGCGACCACCAGGAAATCACATCACATAGTGACTCAG AGGCTGGCGCCCTTCGTCCTTCTTCGGGGGGAGTGAAAGTCAGAGGGTCGTCTTCATCAGTTCAGTCTCTTTTTCAGTCGTACAGCCGCCGGCCTCGAGGTCTGGGACGCAGTCTGAGCTCGTACTTGAACCACAGCAGCAGACTCG AGATTGTTCACGAGGATGTCAAGATGAGCTCCGATGGCGAAAATGAGCCCACATCCTCCTCAGACGACATCCAGAGTCCAGTCCGAGTTCGATTGAGGACCAAGAAGCTATCCACTGAG GACATCAACAAACGTTTGTCATTGCCGGCGGACATTCGTCTTCCAGACGGCTACCTGGAGAAGTGCAGTGTGATTGGTCCAGCTCTGTTTGAACAGCCAATTAGCAGGCGACTGCGTAGAGTCTCGCTG TCAGAGATTGGTTTCGGCAAACTGGAGACTTACATCAAACTAGACAAACTGGGAGAG GGCACCTATGCGACCGTGTACAAAGGTCGCAGTAAGCTGACAGACAACTTGGTGGCTTTGAAGGAAATTCGTCTGGAACATGAAGAAGGAGCTCCGTGTACAGCCATCAGAGAAG TGTCTCTGCTGAAGGACCTAAAACATGCTAACATCGTGACACTTCATGACATCATCCACACACAGAAGTCCCTCACACTGGTCTTCGAGTACCTG gaCAAAGATTTGAAACAGTACCTGGACGACTGCGGCAACGTCATCCATGTGCACAATGTCCAA CTTTTCCTCTTCCAGTTACTGCGAGGTTTGGCCTACTGTCACCGCAGGAAAGTTCTCCATCGAGACCTCAAGCCCCAAAACCTGCTCATCAACGAGCGAGGAGAGCTCAAACTGGCCGACTTTG GTCTGGCCCGGGCCAAATCGATCCCAACCAAGACATACTCTAACGAGGTGGTGACCCTTTGGTACCGCCCGCCAGACATTCTGCTGGGAAGCACAGACTACTCCACACACATTGACATGTG GGGTGTAGGGTGTATCTTGTACGAGATGACAACCGGCCGGCCATTGTTTCCTGGTTCTACAGTAGAGGAGGAACTTCACTTCATCTTCAAGTTGTTGG GAACGCCAACTGAGGAGAGCTGGCCAGGAATCGGTTCCAACGAGGAATTTGTGGCAGTAAATTATCCTCAGTACCCCCCGGAGAACCTCGGCGACCACACACCCCG GCTCAGCAGTGATGGCGTCCAACTGTTGTCAAAGTTCCTGCAG TTTGAAGGAAAGAAAAGGACTTCAGCAGCTGAGGCCATGACTCATTGTTACTTCAGTAACCTTGGAAAAAGAGTGTGCACACTTCCTGACA CGACGTCCATCTTTTCTCTGCCAGAGATTCAACTGGAACGAGAAACAATAAGATCAGCAGATCAag TACACAGTCTGAGCAGGAGGCGGAGTCTCCTCTTCTGA
- the cdk16 gene encoding cyclin-dependent kinase 16 isoform X2, with the protein MERMRKIKRQLSLTLGRGGAGGGERTLSDHQEITSHSDSEAGALRPSSGGVKVRGSSSSVQSLFQSYSRRPRGLGRSLSSYLNHSSRLEIVHEDVKMSSDGENEPTSSSDDIQSPVRVRLRTKKLSTEDINKRLSLPADIRLPDGYLEKCSVIGPALFEQPISRRLRRVSLSEIGFGKLETYIKLDKLGEGTYATVYKGRSKLTDNLVALKEIRLEHEEGAPCTAIREVSLLKDLKHANIVTLHDIIHTQKSLTLVFEYLDKDLKQYLDDCGNVIHVHNVQLFLFQLLRGLAYCHRRKVLHRDLKPQNLLINERGELKLADFGLARAKSIPTKTYSNEVVTLWYRPPDILLGSTDYSTHIDMGVGCILYEMTTGRPLFPGSTVEEELHFIFKLLGTPTEESWPGIGSNEEFVAVNYPQYPPENLGDHTPRLSSDGVQLLSKFLQFEGKKRTSAAEAMTHCYFSNLGKRVCTLPDTTSIFSLPEIQLERETIRSADQVHSLSRRRSLLF; encoded by the exons ATggagaggatgaggaagatCAAGCGGCAGCTGTCTCTCACCCTAGGGAGGGGAGGGGCTGGGGGAGGAGAGCGGACGCTGAGCGACCACCAGGAAATCACATCACATAGTGACTCAG AGGCTGGCGCCCTTCGTCCTTCTTCGGGGGGAGTGAAAGTCAGAGGGTCGTCTTCATCAGTTCAGTCTCTTTTTCAGTCGTACAGCCGCCGGCCTCGAGGTCTGGGACGCAGTCTGAGCTCGTACTTGAACCACAGCAGCAGACTCG AGATTGTTCACGAGGATGTCAAGATGAGCTCCGATGGCGAAAATGAGCCCACATCCTCCTCAGACGACATCCAGAGTCCAGTCCGAGTTCGATTGAGGACCAAGAAGCTATCCACTGAG GACATCAACAAACGTTTGTCATTGCCGGCGGACATTCGTCTTCCAGACGGCTACCTGGAGAAGTGCAGTGTGATTGGTCCAGCTCTGTTTGAACAGCCAATTAGCAGGCGACTGCGTAGAGTCTCGCTG TCAGAGATTGGTTTCGGCAAACTGGAGACTTACATCAAACTAGACAAACTGGGAGAG GGCACCTATGCGACCGTGTACAAAGGTCGCAGTAAGCTGACAGACAACTTGGTGGCTTTGAAGGAAATTCGTCTGGAACATGAAGAAGGAGCTCCGTGTACAGCCATCAGAGAAG TGTCTCTGCTGAAGGACCTAAAACATGCTAACATCGTGACACTTCATGACATCATCCACACACAGAAGTCCCTCACACTGGTCTTCGAGTACCTG gaCAAAGATTTGAAACAGTACCTGGACGACTGCGGCAACGTCATCCATGTGCACAATGTCCAA CTTTTCCTCTTCCAGTTACTGCGAGGTTTGGCCTACTGTCACCGCAGGAAAGTTCTCCATCGAGACCTCAAGCCCCAAAACCTGCTCATCAACGAGCGAGGAGAGCTCAAACTGGCCGACTTTG GTCTGGCCCGGGCCAAATCGATCCCAACCAAGACATACTCTAACGAGGTGGTGACCCTTTGGTACCGCCCGCCAGACATTCTGCTGGGAAGCACAGACTACTCCACACACATTGACAT GGGTGTAGGGTGTATCTTGTACGAGATGACAACCGGCCGGCCATTGTTTCCTGGTTCTACAGTAGAGGAGGAACTTCACTTCATCTTCAAGTTGTTGG GAACGCCAACTGAGGAGAGCTGGCCAGGAATCGGTTCCAACGAGGAATTTGTGGCAGTAAATTATCCTCAGTACCCCCCGGAGAACCTCGGCGACCACACACCCCG GCTCAGCAGTGATGGCGTCCAACTGTTGTCAAAGTTCCTGCAG TTTGAAGGAAAGAAAAGGACTTCAGCAGCTGAGGCCATGACTCATTGTTACTTCAGTAACCTTGGAAAAAGAGTGTGCACACTTCCTGACA CGACGTCCATCTTTTCTCTGCCAGAGATTCAACTGGAACGAGAAACAATAAGATCAGCAGATCAag TACACAGTCTGAGCAGGAGGCGGAGTCTCCTCTTCTGA
- the cdk16 gene encoding cyclin-dependent kinase 17 isoform X3 encodes MERMRKIKRQLSLTLGRGGAGGGERTLSDHQEITSHSDSEAGALRPSSGGVKVRGSSSSVQSLFQSYSRRPRGLGRSLSSYLNHSSRLEIVHEDVKMSSDGENEPTSSSDDIQSPVRVRLRTKKLSTEDINKRLSLPADIRLPDGYLEKCSVIGPALFEQPISRRLRRVSLSEIGFGKLETYIKLDKLGEGTYATVYKGRSKLTDNLVALKEIRLEHEEGAPCTAIREVSLLKDLKHANIVTLHDIIHTQKSLTLVFEYLDKDLKQYLDDCGNVIHVHNVQLFLFQLLRGLAYCHRRKVLHRDLKPQNLLINERGELKLADFGTPTEESWPGIGSNEEFVAVNYPQYPPENLGDHTPRLSSDGVQLLSKFLQFEGKKRTSAAEAMTHCYFSNLGKRVCTLPDTTSIFSLPEIQLERETIRSADQVHSLSRRRSLLF; translated from the exons ATggagaggatgaggaagatCAAGCGGCAGCTGTCTCTCACCCTAGGGAGGGGAGGGGCTGGGGGAGGAGAGCGGACGCTGAGCGACCACCAGGAAATCACATCACATAGTGACTCAG AGGCTGGCGCCCTTCGTCCTTCTTCGGGGGGAGTGAAAGTCAGAGGGTCGTCTTCATCAGTTCAGTCTCTTTTTCAGTCGTACAGCCGCCGGCCTCGAGGTCTGGGACGCAGTCTGAGCTCGTACTTGAACCACAGCAGCAGACTCG AGATTGTTCACGAGGATGTCAAGATGAGCTCCGATGGCGAAAATGAGCCCACATCCTCCTCAGACGACATCCAGAGTCCAGTCCGAGTTCGATTGAGGACCAAGAAGCTATCCACTGAG GACATCAACAAACGTTTGTCATTGCCGGCGGACATTCGTCTTCCAGACGGCTACCTGGAGAAGTGCAGTGTGATTGGTCCAGCTCTGTTTGAACAGCCAATTAGCAGGCGACTGCGTAGAGTCTCGCTG TCAGAGATTGGTTTCGGCAAACTGGAGACTTACATCAAACTAGACAAACTGGGAGAG GGCACCTATGCGACCGTGTACAAAGGTCGCAGTAAGCTGACAGACAACTTGGTGGCTTTGAAGGAAATTCGTCTGGAACATGAAGAAGGAGCTCCGTGTACAGCCATCAGAGAAG TGTCTCTGCTGAAGGACCTAAAACATGCTAACATCGTGACACTTCATGACATCATCCACACACAGAAGTCCCTCACACTGGTCTTCGAGTACCTG gaCAAAGATTTGAAACAGTACCTGGACGACTGCGGCAACGTCATCCATGTGCACAATGTCCAA CTTTTCCTCTTCCAGTTACTGCGAGGTTTGGCCTACTGTCACCGCAGGAAAGTTCTCCATCGAGACCTCAAGCCCCAAAACCTGCTCATCAACGAGCGAGGAGAGCTCAAACTGGCCGACTTTG GAACGCCAACTGAGGAGAGCTGGCCAGGAATCGGTTCCAACGAGGAATTTGTGGCAGTAAATTATCCTCAGTACCCCCCGGAGAACCTCGGCGACCACACACCCCG GCTCAGCAGTGATGGCGTCCAACTGTTGTCAAAGTTCCTGCAG TTTGAAGGAAAGAAAAGGACTTCAGCAGCTGAGGCCATGACTCATTGTTACTTCAGTAACCTTGGAAAAAGAGTGTGCACACTTCCTGACA CGACGTCCATCTTTTCTCTGCCAGAGATTCAACTGGAACGAGAAACAATAAGATCAGCAGATCAag TACACAGTCTGAGCAGGAGGCGGAGTCTCCTCTTCTGA